The following proteins are co-located in the Macaca thibetana thibetana isolate TM-01 chromosome 6, ASM2454274v1, whole genome shotgun sequence genome:
- the TAS2R1 gene encoding taste receptor type 2 member 1 translates to MLESHLIIYFLFAVIQFLLGTFTNGIIVVVNGIDLIKHRKMAPLDLLLSCLAVSRIFLQLFLFYINVVVIFLIEFITCSASCAFIVFVNELELWLATWLGVFYCAKVASVPHPLFVWLKMRISKLVPWMILGSLLYVSVICIFHSKYTGFMVPYFLRNLFFQNATIQIEVKQAIQIFSFVAELLVPLLIFLVAVLLLIFSLGRHTRQMRNTVAGSRVPGRGAHISALLSILSFLILYISHYLIKAFLSSLKFHVKRFVFLFCILVIGTYPSGHSLILILGNPKLKQNTKEFLCHSKCCQ, encoded by the coding sequence ATGCTAGAGTCACACCtgattatctattttctttttgcagtGATACAATTTCTTCTTGGGACTTTCACGAATGGCATCATCGTGGTGGTGAATGGCATTGACTTGATCAAGCACAGAAAAATGGCTCCACTGGAtcttcttctttcttgccttGCGGTTTCTAGAATTTTTCTGCAGTTGTTCCTCTTCTACATTAATGTGGTTGTTATCTTCTTGATAGAATTCATCACGTGTTCTGCGAGTTGTGCATTTATCGTATTTGTAAATGAATTGGAACTTTGGCTTGCCACATGGCTCGGCGTTTTCTACTGTGCCAAGGTTGCCAGCGTCCCTCACCCACTCTTCGTCTGGTTGAAGATGAGGATATCCAAGTTAGTCCCGTGGATGATCCTGGGGTCTCTGCTATATGTATCTGTGATTTGTATTTTCCATAGCAAATATACAGGGTTTATGGTCCCGTACTTCTTAAGGAACCTTTTCTTCCAAAATGCCACAATTCAAATAGAAGTTAAACAGGCTATacagattttctcttttgttgctgAGCTCTTAGTGCCATTACTTATCTTCCTTGTTGCTGTTCTGCTCTTGATTTTCTCTCTGGGGAGGCACACCCGGCAAATGAGAAACACAGTGGCTGGCAGCAGGGTTCCTGGCAGGGGTGCCCACATCAGCGCGTTGCTGTCCATCCTGTCCTTCCTGATCCTCTACATCTCCCACTACCTGATAAaagcttttctctcttctctaaaGTTTCATGTCAAAAGGTTCGTCTTTCTGTTCTGCATCCTTGTGATTGGTACATACCCTTCTGGACACTCTCTCATCTTAATTTTAGGAAATCctaaattgaaacaaaatacaaaagagttCCTCTGCCACAGTAAGTGCTGTCAGTGA